From Streptomyces sp. NBC_00690, a single genomic window includes:
- a CDS encoding tripartite tricarboxylate transporter TctB family protein: protein MSTHPTTPEPSSAQPRDHRGVALGEWAVTAGLLAIGVVTLLDGLGQATSTSASGVGAGFMPKVVGVLLIALSVALGIQVARGKRGEADAAEGDVDVRSTRWVPLAVCVGAVLIFIAGVETLGYIIVSALAFWLTAWALGARSHLKSAGIAVVLSVVVYLVFTRALGISLAAGVLEGVL, encoded by the coding sequence ATGAGCACCCACCCGACAACACCCGAGCCCTCCTCGGCCCAGCCCCGCGACCACCGAGGTGTGGCACTGGGCGAGTGGGCCGTGACCGCCGGGCTTCTCGCCATCGGGGTTGTCACACTGCTCGACGGCCTCGGGCAGGCGACCTCAACGTCCGCATCGGGCGTCGGAGCCGGCTTCATGCCCAAGGTCGTCGGCGTACTGCTGATCGCACTCTCCGTGGCTCTCGGCATTCAAGTCGCGCGCGGCAAGCGCGGTGAGGCCGACGCGGCAGAAGGCGACGTCGACGTCCGCAGCACCAGGTGGGTTCCCCTCGCCGTCTGTGTGGGCGCCGTGCTGATCTTCATAGCCGGCGTCGAGACCCTCGGCTACATCATCGTCTCCGCCCTGGCGTTCTGGCTCACGGCATGGGCCCTCGGGGCTCGTAGCCACCTCAAGTCGGCGGGCATAGCCGTCGTGCTGTCCGTCGTCGTGTATCTCGTCTTCACGCGCGCCCTCGGCATCTCGCTGGCCGCCGGCGTCCTGGAAGGGGTCCTCTGA
- a CDS encoding MFS transporter, producing the protein MKGRIRFLDLRPLRSSRPFRDLWIGSSASQLGWQIATVAVLAQVWELTGSPVATGAIGLATGLPMVVFGLLGGTLADTVDRRAVVWITTVGQLLAAAGLCAQALADNRNVLLLLVLVAFGAASGALGAPARRTFPVRLLPADQVAAGLALNNVSFQAAMLTGPALAGLIIARWDFAAAYAVQAVAIGVSMLTVLRLPVIKPEGALTTDGRRRAERGGWRIVLRRPALWGVMATDLSATLLAMPIALFPLVNEIRFDGDPQTLGLFLSAVAVGGISAGLLSGTVTRWPRAGVVQLTAAGIWGLALAGFGLPGPLWLALGCLAVAGAADTVSVITRSTLIQLETPDAYRGRVSSVEHVIGVAGPELGNFRGGLLASATSATFSLVAGGLSATLAIAAVAATNRTLRAYRTQPAIVEPPTPTVTDAANAVG; encoded by the coding sequence GTGAAGGGGCGGATCCGGTTCCTTGACCTCCGTCCGCTGCGGAGCAGTCGGCCCTTCCGTGACCTGTGGATCGGCTCCTCGGCCTCCCAACTCGGCTGGCAGATAGCCACCGTGGCAGTACTGGCCCAGGTCTGGGAGCTGACCGGCAGTCCGGTCGCCACCGGCGCCATCGGGCTCGCCACCGGACTGCCGATGGTGGTCTTCGGCCTGCTCGGAGGCACGTTGGCCGACACCGTCGATCGTCGTGCGGTGGTGTGGATCACCACCGTGGGCCAACTGCTGGCCGCCGCGGGGCTGTGCGCCCAGGCGCTGGCGGACAACCGAAACGTACTGCTGCTGCTCGTGTTGGTCGCCTTCGGGGCCGCCTCCGGCGCGCTCGGTGCCCCCGCGCGGCGTACATTCCCCGTACGACTGCTACCGGCCGATCAGGTCGCCGCGGGGCTCGCGCTGAACAATGTGTCCTTCCAGGCGGCAATGCTGACCGGGCCCGCACTCGCCGGGCTGATCATCGCCCGCTGGGACTTCGCTGCCGCCTACGCCGTGCAGGCCGTGGCCATCGGCGTATCGATGCTGACCGTGCTGCGCCTCCCAGTCATCAAGCCCGAAGGCGCGCTCACCACAGACGGTAGACGCCGTGCGGAGCGCGGCGGCTGGCGGATCGTCCTGCGCCGCCCCGCGCTGTGGGGGGTGATGGCCACGGACCTGTCCGCAACCCTGCTGGCCATGCCGATCGCACTCTTCCCCCTCGTCAATGAAATCCGGTTCGACGGCGATCCGCAGACGCTCGGCCTGTTCCTCTCGGCCGTTGCGGTCGGGGGGATCTCAGCCGGTCTGCTGTCCGGGACGGTGACGCGTTGGCCCCGCGCCGGTGTGGTCCAACTGACCGCGGCCGGGATCTGGGGACTGGCCCTGGCGGGCTTCGGGCTGCCCGGGCCGCTATGGCTGGCGCTCGGCTGTCTGGCCGTCGCCGGCGCTGCAGACACCGTATCGGTGATCACGCGTAGCACTCTGATCCAGTTGGAGACTCCGGACGCCTACCGCGGGCGGGTCTCCTCCGTGGAACACGTCATCGGCGTCGCAGGCCCCGAACTGGGCAACTTCCGTGGCGGTCTGCTGGCGTCGGCCACATCCGCCACCTTCTCACTGGTCGCAGGCGGCCTCTCCGCCACCTTGGCGATCGCTGCCGTTGCGGCGACCAATAGGACCCTCCGCGCCTACCGCACACAACCCGCCATCGTAGAGCCCCCCACCCCGACGGTCACCGACGCGGCGAACGCCGTTGGCTAG
- a CDS encoding GntR family transcriptional regulator codes for MLTTSSTAAGRAYTQLRSEILDGDLPPGAPLLEVEQSARLGVSRTPVREALRRLAAESLVEPSGKRGLVVTQVAEHDVRSLFELRACLEAQAAQLAAVRGKPALFAAFEFQFTQWHGHLRGSTVSDEQVSDYYALISRFDEAIYKATENSFLVDAVENLRTHITRVRRMAGHSQARLEASASEHALIARAISRGDAALALHATHVHLHNSFEHFRQSWRPDDRDAIEEHNSPTTTTETPR; via the coding sequence ATGTTGACCACTTCCTCCACTGCCGCAGGACGTGCATATACTCAGCTGCGGTCGGAGATCCTCGACGGCGACTTGCCACCGGGCGCCCCCCTCTTAGAGGTGGAACAGTCCGCGCGCCTTGGGGTCTCCCGCACACCGGTTCGCGAAGCGCTTCGCAGACTGGCCGCGGAAAGCCTCGTCGAGCCGTCGGGAAAACGAGGTCTCGTCGTCACGCAGGTCGCCGAACACGACGTGCGAAGCCTCTTCGAACTGCGTGCCTGCCTTGAGGCACAAGCAGCCCAACTCGCCGCCGTACGCGGCAAACCCGCGCTCTTCGCGGCCTTCGAGTTCCAGTTCACGCAGTGGCACGGTCACCTCCGTGGTTCAACAGTCTCCGACGAGCAGGTGAGCGACTACTACGCGCTCATCAGCCGCTTCGACGAGGCCATCTACAAGGCGACGGAGAACTCCTTCCTCGTCGATGCGGTCGAGAACCTTCGGACCCACATCACTCGTGTACGTCGCATGGCAGGCCACTCCCAGGCCAGGCTCGAAGCGTCCGCCTCGGAGCACGCGCTCATCGCGCGGGCCATCTCCCGGGGCGACGCGGCGCTCGCGCTGCACGCCACGCACGTTCACCTTCACAACAGTTTTGAGCACTTCCGCCAGTCCTGGCGTCCCGACGACCGGGACGCGATCGAGGAACACAACAGCCCCACCACAACAACGGAGACACCACGATGA
- the prpB gene encoding methylisocitrate lyase has translation MLYTTRTDAEKRRSFRERLASGELLRLPGAFNPLSARLIERRGFDGVYVSGAVLSADLGLPDIGLTTLTEVAGRTRQITRVTDLPTLADADTGFGEPMNVARTIQELEDAGLAGVHIEDQMNPKRCGHLDGKQVVDAGTAGRRIRAAVDARRDANFLIVARTDVRAVDGLDATIDRARQLVDAGADAIFPEALRSLDEFAQVRAAIDVPILANMTEFGKSELFTTDQLRDVGVNIVIWPVSLLRMAMGAADRGLTTLLEQGSLTNELDAMQHRRDLYDLVDYESYSRFDSTVFNFQLEAD, from the coding sequence ATGCTCTACACGACTCGAACCGATGCGGAAAAGCGCCGATCCTTCCGCGAGCGGCTCGCCTCCGGTGAGCTGCTGCGACTGCCGGGAGCCTTCAACCCGCTCTCGGCGCGGCTCATCGAGCGCCGCGGCTTCGACGGCGTCTATGTGTCGGGGGCAGTGCTCAGCGCCGACCTCGGCCTTCCGGACATCGGGCTGACGACACTGACCGAGGTCGCGGGGCGCACGCGCCAGATCACGCGCGTCACCGACCTCCCCACGCTCGCCGACGCCGACACCGGATTCGGTGAGCCGATGAACGTCGCGCGCACCATCCAGGAGCTTGAGGATGCCGGCCTCGCGGGCGTGCACATCGAAGACCAGATGAACCCGAAGCGCTGCGGCCACCTCGACGGCAAGCAGGTCGTCGACGCCGGGACGGCAGGGCGGCGGATTCGGGCGGCCGTCGACGCCCGGCGCGACGCCAACTTCCTCATCGTGGCCCGTACGGACGTACGCGCGGTCGATGGGTTGGACGCGACGATCGATCGGGCGCGGCAGCTGGTGGACGCCGGGGCGGACGCGATCTTCCCGGAGGCGTTGCGAAGCTTGGACGAGTTCGCCCAGGTGCGCGCCGCGATCGACGTACCGATCCTCGCGAACATGACTGAGTTCGGCAAGAGTGAGCTGTTCACCACCGATCAGTTGCGGGACGTCGGGGTCAACATTGTGATCTGGCCCGTCTCACTGCTGCGCATGGCCATGGGAGCGGCGGACCGGGGCCTGACCACACTGCTGGAACAGGGTTCACTGACGAATGAACTCGATGCGATGCAACACCGGCGTGACCTGTACGACCTCGTGGACTACGAGAGCTACAGCCGCTTCGACTCCACCGTCTTCAACTTCCAACTGGAGGCGGACTGA
- a CDS encoding class I SAM-dependent methyltransferase, with amino-acid sequence MGYVIRGEWDQHYTDGKGFRPLGDVERAVLAEHAPAPKGGGRALDVGCGVGDLAVHLRGQGYAVDAVDFAASAIARAESEHADVKGVRWLRLGIERDDPEELSSMGYDLITLRLVLPFIRDRARVMHGLGGRLRPGGALVIITPTAEHTPEDRRDIALDDEEIELLRAD; translated from the coding sequence ATGGGCTACGTCATCCGGGGGGAATGGGACCAGCACTACACCGACGGGAAGGGTTTCAGGCCGCTGGGAGACGTAGAGCGCGCCGTGCTCGCCGAGCACGCCCCCGCGCCGAAGGGCGGTGGCCGGGCGCTCGACGTGGGCTGTGGGGTCGGCGACCTGGCCGTCCACCTCAGGGGCCAGGGCTATGCGGTGGATGCAGTGGACTTCGCCGCGAGTGCGATCGCCCGGGCCGAATCGGAGCACGCGGATGTGAAGGGGGTGCGCTGGCTACGGCTGGGCATCGAGCGGGACGACCCGGAGGAGTTGAGCAGCATGGGCTATGACCTCATCACCCTGCGGCTCGTGCTGCCGTTCATACGGGACCGCGCCCGGGTCATGCACGGACTCGGCGGGCGGCTCAGGCCGGGCGGGGCGCTCGTGATCATCACACCCACCGCGGAACACACTCCTGAAGACCGACGGGACATCGCCCTCGATGACGAAGAAATCGAACTCCTCAGAGCGGATTAG
- a CDS encoding Bug family tripartite tricarboxylate transporter substrate binding protein: protein MKLTRIAATTAVAVLALTACGSNDSSSGTKAKADKKPQALNRLEIIAPAAPGSGWDQAARAVQDSLRTEKLAKSPEVKNVPGASGTVALAQVAPQKGKEDLWIASGLAMMSGVISNGTNVTLDDLTPLARIMGEYEVIVTPKDSPYKSIDDLFAAIKKNPKAVSIAGGSAGSADHIFIGLLAKHYGVKPADVNYVPYSGGGEATTAILGGKVQAGVSGLSEFSAQIKEGKMNGLLISSLEQIEGVKFAQTATDVDKTLEFQNWRSVMAPGGVSDALKTQYSEALKNLHASQSWKDTLKKNAWNDNFIAGDEFATWLKEENTRVQGVLDDLGLSKK, encoded by the coding sequence ATGAAGCTCACCCGCATCGCCGCTACCACAGCGGTCGCTGTCCTTGCCCTCACCGCATGCGGCAGCAACGACAGCTCCTCAGGCACGAAGGCCAAGGCCGACAAGAAGCCTCAGGCGCTCAACCGACTTGAGATAATCGCACCCGCAGCACCAGGCAGCGGTTGGGACCAGGCCGCCCGCGCAGTCCAGGACTCGCTGAGAACCGAGAAGCTGGCGAAGTCTCCAGAGGTCAAGAACGTCCCGGGTGCCTCGGGCACCGTCGCCCTCGCGCAGGTCGCGCCGCAGAAGGGCAAGGAGGACCTCTGGATCGCCTCGGGCCTGGCCATGATGAGCGGTGTCATAAGCAACGGCACCAACGTGACCCTCGACGACCTCACGCCTCTCGCCCGCATCATGGGCGAGTACGAGGTCATCGTCACGCCGAAGGACTCGCCCTACAAGTCCATCGATGACCTCTTCGCAGCGATCAAGAAGAACCCGAAGGCGGTCTCCATCGCCGGAGGCTCCGCCGGCAGCGCCGACCACATCTTCATCGGCCTGCTCGCCAAGCACTACGGAGTCAAGCCCGCCGACGTCAACTATGTCCCCTACAGCGGTGGCGGCGAGGCGACCACGGCCATCCTCGGTGGCAAGGTCCAGGCAGGTGTCTCGGGCCTCAGCGAGTTCTCCGCGCAGATCAAGGAGGGCAAGATGAACGGCCTCCTCATCTCGTCGCTGGAGCAGATCGAAGGGGTCAAGTTCGCCCAGACCGCGACCGACGTGGACAAGACCCTTGAGTTCCAGAACTGGCGCTCGGTGATGGCACCGGGCGGTGTGAGCGACGCGCTCAAGACCCAGTACAGCGAGGCACTCAAGAACCTGCACGCCTCGCAGAGCTGGAAGGACACGCTCAAGAAGAACGCCTGGAACGACAACTTCATCGCCGGTGACGAGTTCGCGACGTGGCTGAAGGAGGAGAACACCCGGGTCCAGGGTGTCCTCGACGACCTCGGCCTGTCCAAGAAGTGA
- a CDS encoding MmgE/PrpD family protein, which yields MRNHLVRSHRSEENLPREEQLAWKMAQIATDPVEVTDSAVEMIVNRVIDNAAVAAASIGRSAPSSARAQALSHTPSRGGVGSTLFGLGSDVRTGPEWAAYANGVAVRELDYHDTFLAADYSHPGDNIPSVLAVAQHVGKDGRALVRGIATGYELQIDLVRAISLHKHKIDHIAHLGPSAAAGIGTLLDLSTEVIYQAIGQALHTTTTTRQSRKGEISSWKAYAPGFAGKLAVEAVDRAMRGETSPAPIYEGEDGVIAWLLDGPDGRYEVPLPGAGEPKEAILLSYTKEHSAEYQAQAWIDLARKLLREYPDVADPAKVESIVVHTSHHTHYVIGSGANDPQKYDPNASRETLDHSLPYILTVALQDGRWHHVDSYATERATRADTVALWQKITTVEDPVWTQRYHAGGDSQSYGGRIVVQLVDGRTVEDEIAVADAHPAGARPFARENYIEKFRTLATPVLGEVEVKRFLDLALRLPELGVDEVRELTFVAQAGQLPSAGRPGIF from the coding sequence ATGAGGAACCATCTCGTCCGATCCCACCGCAGCGAGGAGAACCTCCCCCGGGAGGAGCAGCTGGCCTGGAAGATGGCGCAGATAGCCACGGACCCCGTCGAGGTCACGGACTCGGCCGTCGAGATGATCGTCAACCGGGTCATCGACAATGCGGCAGTCGCAGCCGCCTCCATCGGCCGCTCGGCCCCTTCCTCGGCGCGTGCGCAGGCGTTGTCACACACCCCGAGCCGTGGTGGCGTTGGGTCCACCCTCTTCGGACTGGGGTCGGACGTCCGCACGGGCCCCGAGTGGGCGGCGTACGCCAACGGGGTCGCCGTGCGCGAGCTCGACTACCACGACACCTTCCTCGCTGCGGACTACTCGCACCCCGGTGACAACATCCCATCGGTCCTCGCCGTCGCTCAGCACGTCGGCAAGGACGGACGTGCGCTCGTCCGCGGTATCGCAACGGGCTACGAGCTCCAGATCGACCTCGTGCGCGCCATCAGTCTGCACAAGCACAAGATCGACCACATCGCGCACCTCGGCCCGTCGGCCGCTGCTGGCATCGGAACGCTGCTCGACCTGTCCACCGAGGTGATCTACCAGGCCATCGGTCAGGCGCTGCACACCACGACGACCACGCGGCAGTCCCGCAAGGGTGAGATCTCGTCCTGGAAGGCGTACGCGCCCGGGTTCGCCGGCAAGCTCGCGGTCGAGGCCGTGGACCGGGCGATGCGCGGAGAGACGAGCCCGGCCCCGATCTACGAGGGTGAGGACGGGGTCATCGCCTGGCTCCTCGACGGTCCGGACGGCCGTTACGAGGTGCCGCTCCCCGGTGCGGGCGAGCCCAAGGAAGCCATTCTGCTCAGCTACACCAAGGAGCACTCGGCGGAGTACCAGGCGCAGGCGTGGATCGACTTGGCGCGGAAACTGCTTCGCGAGTACCCCGACGTGGCGGATCCGGCCAAGGTCGAGAGCATCGTCGTCCACACCTCGCACCACACGCACTACGTCATCGGCTCGGGTGCCAACGACCCGCAGAAGTACGACCCGAACGCCTCGCGTGAGACGCTCGACCACTCACTGCCCTACATCCTCACCGTCGCACTGCAGGACGGGCGCTGGCACCACGTCGACTCGTACGCCACCGAGCGGGCCACACGTGCCGACACCGTTGCGTTGTGGCAGAAGATCACCACCGTCGAGGACCCGGTGTGGACGCAGCGCTACCACGCGGGCGGCGACAGCCAGTCCTACGGCGGGCGCATCGTTGTGCAGCTCGTCGACGGCCGCACGGTCGAGGACGAGATCGCTGTTGCGGACGCACACCCCGCCGGAGCCCGCCCCTTCGCCCGGGAGAACTACATCGAGAAGTTCCGCACCCTCGCGACACCCGTGCTGGGAGAGGTCGAGGTGAAGCGGTTCCTCGACCTGGCGCTGCGGCTTCCGGAGCTCGGGGTGGACGAGGTGCGCGAATTGACCTTCGTAGCCCAGGCGGGGCAGCTGCCCTCCGCGGGCCGACCCGGAATCTTCTGA
- a CDS encoding SRPBCC family protein yields the protein MSTPHRASRVIAAPPAAVYDALLDRASLEAWLPPDGMSGRIERWDPRPGGGFQMVLTYLDPSDNPGKTSDATDIVDIEFADMVPLKRVVQRAVFEADDPSFAGTMTMTWDLAATANGTEVAVTATDVPPGIDQTVHESGLASSLANLASYLEAGD from the coding sequence ATGAGTACGCCCCACCGCGCCAGCCGAGTGATCGCCGCACCACCGGCGGCTGTGTACGACGCCCTCCTCGATCGGGCGTCCCTTGAGGCATGGCTACCACCGGACGGGATGAGTGGGCGGATCGAACGATGGGATCCACGGCCCGGCGGTGGATTTCAGATGGTCCTCACCTATCTCGACCCGTCCGACAACCCCGGCAAGACGTCGGATGCCACGGACATCGTCGACATCGAGTTCGCCGACATGGTGCCGCTCAAGCGCGTGGTGCAACGGGCGGTGTTCGAGGCCGACGACCCGTCATTCGCGGGCACGATGACGATGACCTGGGATCTTGCCGCCACCGCCAACGGGACCGAGGTGGCCGTCACTGCCACGGACGTACCGCCCGGCATCGACCAGACGGTCCATGAGTCCGGCCTCGCCTCCTCACTGGCCAACCTGGCCTCGTACCTCGAAGCGGGCGATTGA
- a CDS encoding MarR family winged helix-turn-helix transcriptional regulator — protein MRNPDPTVLPDPWYALHKLLSDMDAEIEQVYVERGINGVRPRFAYPLIRLAHTGPLTIRELAESLDRSHSAISQTIAAMRKEGLVTSEPGPDARTRRIELTERGRSLVPFLEAEWRATHATVAELDGEVPYAMTTVVEELRRALEQRPMRQRVLDHLVEPPQ, from the coding sequence GTGAGAAATCCCGATCCCACGGTGCTGCCCGATCCCTGGTATGCGCTGCACAAGCTCCTGTCCGACATGGACGCCGAAATCGAACAGGTCTACGTCGAGCGTGGCATCAACGGGGTGCGACCACGGTTCGCCTATCCGTTGATCCGACTCGCCCACACCGGGCCTCTGACCATCCGCGAGCTTGCGGAATCCCTCGACCGCTCGCACTCGGCGATCAGCCAGACCATCGCCGCCATGCGCAAGGAGGGGCTGGTCACCTCCGAACCGGGGCCTGACGCCCGCACCCGACGGATCGAACTGACCGAACGCGGCCGGTCGCTGGTGCCGTTCCTGGAGGCCGAGTGGCGCGCCACCCACGCGACCGTGGCCGAGCTGGACGGGGAGGTCCCGTACGCGATGACCACCGTCGTCGAGGAGTTGCGGCGGGCCCTGGAGCAGCGGCCGATGCGACAGCGGGTCCTCGACCATCTCGTCGAGCCACCTCAGTGA